The sequence CAAACGGCCCACATCCCTGGTTTGTTCCAGACGGAGGACCACGCCCGTGCATTGTTCGATCTCTTTGTCCCGGCGCTGCCACGGCTAGAGGTCGAGCTGCGCGTGGCTCATCGACTCGCGCGTCACCGCGTGGTGACGAATTCACCGCATGTGCCGTATGTGGGGCTGGTTCACGAGGCGGCCCTCCGGATCCAGATCGGCGGAGGAAAGGTCTCCAGGGTCCAGCTGAACCGCCTTCTCGAAGAGAGCGAACGGCCCAACGTACGGCTTCTCGTGATCCCCTTCGCAGCCGGCGGATTTCCTATGGCCGGAGACACGATGATGTACGCCTCGGCAACCAACCCTCATCTGGACACCGTTGAAGTGGATGCCCCGATGGGTGCCGTGTTCTTTGACTCGCCAACCCACCTGGCCAACTTTCGGCGACGACTGGACTTGGCCGAACAGGTGGCGTTGAATCCAACGCAGTCCAGGGACCACATCCTCGGCATCGTCAAGCGTCTGTGAGGGGGCCGTCTTGGCCAGCGAGATATGGCTCAAGTCCTCGTTCTCTGAGGCTGCGGGCAACGCCTGCGTCGAGGTCGCCGCGACCGGCGATGTGGTCGCGCTCCGGGAGAGCGATACCCCGGCTCAGACGATCGTGGCCGATCGGCGGGCGTTGCGCGGCTTGATCCTGGACATCAAGGCCGAGTCGCTCGGCACACCGCCACGCTGACCGACGGTCCGGACGGTGACTCGGCCGGCGGCTCGGACCATCGAGTTCAACCCGGCGTGACTGCCCGCCACCCTCCGCCGTCCCCGAGGGCTCGGCCGGGGGTTTCTGCGTGTCGTCCCGCATCCCGTAAAGCCAGGCACCCAACCCCAAAACCCTGTGTAGGTTGAGCGCTGTTCAAAGTCAGGCACGGCTGAACTGCCCAAGGAGACAACGAACTTGAAGGCTCGCATTGCCGCCGGCGTCGCCGGCATCTTGCTCGCCCTTGGCTCGGCCGGCGCTGCCAGCGCCTCCGCCGCCCTGCCGTACTACAACACGGCCCACCGCTGCGTCCATCACACCACCGCCTACTGCGGCTGGACCCACCACAAGAAG is a genomic window of Streptomyces gilvosporeus containing:
- a CDS encoding DUF3761 domain-containing protein, yielding MKARIAAGVAGILLALGSAGAASASAALPYYNTAHRCVHHTTAYCGWTHHKKPINKTETAKCRDNTHSYSRHSSGTCSHHRGVAIWWK
- a CDS encoding helix-turn-helix domain-containing protein, with translation MAPRPAPTIRQRRFGAELRRLREAVGMSAPIAGERLGADRTMISNIESGRFGISEERLRRLTSIYECNDPGLIDALALMTGGRKKGWWEEYRGRIPPDFLDVAELEHYATSLRTLQTAHIPGLFQTEDHARALFDLFVPALPRLEVELRVAHRLARHRVVTNSPHVPYVGLVHEAALRIQIGGGKVSRVQLNRLLEESERPNVRLLVIPFAAGGFPMAGDTMMYASATNPHLDTVEVDAPMGAVFFDSPTHLANFRRRLDLAEQVALNPTQSRDHILGIVKRL
- a CDS encoding DUF397 domain-containing protein, whose amino-acid sequence is MASEIWLKSSFSEAAGNACVEVAATGDVVALRESDTPAQTIVADRRALRGLILDIKAESLGTPPR